In the genome of Crassostrea angulata isolate pt1a10 chromosome 6, ASM2561291v2, whole genome shotgun sequence, the window AGTACCTACTTGAGGTTGCAGTTTTTATGTACAAGTGACGTACATGTACTTAAGGTTGTGTCTGAGCTGACAGATGTGCAAGTGATTTACTTTAAGTGTAAGTTTATGTGCAAGTGACCTACTTGAGGTTGTGGATGTGCTGACAGATGTGTAAAGATCAACTTTAGGTTGTATTCATGTTGACAGATGTGTAGTGACCTACTTTAGGTTAGtttaattttgacaaatttgtaGAGATCTACTTTAGGCTGTTTTCATGTTGACAGATGTGTAGTAACCTACTTTAGGCTGTTTTCATGTTGACAGATGTGTAGAGACCTACTTTAGGTTGTTTTGACAGATGTGTAGTGATCTACTTTATGTTAGTTTCATGTTGACAGATGTGCAGTGACCTACTTTAGGTTGTTTTGTCAGATGTGTAGTGATCTACTTTATGTTAGTTTCATGTTGACAGATGTGCAGTGACCTACTTTAGGTTGTGTTCATGTTGACAGATGTGCAGTGACCTACTTTAGGTTGTGTTCATGTTGACAGATGTGTAGTGACCTACTTTAGGTTGTGGTTGTGGCCCTGGGCTGACAACAGGATGTCCTGGAAGTTGTATTGAGACTGCAACAACAGGAAGGTGTCCAGACAGCAGATCATCACATTCAGCACTCTGAAACCACAtcaaatatacacatgtaacttagcAGGGAAAACTAGTGACTAACTTGTCCatatagaaaaaatcaaaaatccCTAAAAAGCTTTGTGAAATGTTTGTAAAGagcatggattttttttctaattttgttcacatttttgcaaaaacaaaattgaGTTGTTTAATTGCTCTCAGGAAATATTGTTATCAATACTGCATTGAAGTTTAgtcacaattacatgtatttcatccGATCAAAATAGAACTTAAATCACACGAGAAAACAATGGTTtgaattactgtggaatcattagaatttgtggtattcgtgggtagccctcacCTAGAATTaacatcctcaacgaaaactaattataaaagatttagtTTACCATCTGAAACTAAGAACTGacacatccacgaaattacatcccaacGAATatgcaaaaaacccacaatccacgaaaactggaccccacgaaattaaatgattccacaatatGCATTTGTATCTGCATGACTTATAGGCACCTCAATCCAAAAGTGTGACTCTCTTCAAAATTAAACAGAGAATGGGCTTTGGCATCTGAGTCCATTATGATTAACCTATCCATAAAGtcctgaaaaatgtaaaatacacatgtaagaCATGATCCATACAATTGTCCCAcataaaaaatcattgtaaaaGTACAAATATTTACTGGggattaattttcatttctgtcataaCATAAATCAATAAGACAAAATCATTtaccattttttaattttgtgtttttatgtgATGTAATTTTCATTAGCAACAAATTTAATCCTcattttaaaccattttaaatCACAAATCAATGAAATCTTGTTGATCTAGTTGGGAGGTCCTCCTCGGGAGCcacaaaatcaaatatcaaaataaaaaaagtaagaaGGTGGAGCCATTGCCCACAATTTATGCATCTTCTAAACGGCATGttttacaaaatcatcaaaattagATGCccaataatataaataaacccCAGTATGATCAAGGTTTTAAGACTTCTGACTTACCACTATAGTTTTGGGGATTTCCCTGAATCCATACTCTGCTCTAGATGGGAGAGGTTTATTGGCCAGAACCTCATATACAGCAGGAAAGGCAGACAATACATTCAGCAGTCTGATCAAGtgctgagagaaaaaaaaagtttcacaaaatatttaaattcagaTGGAAGACAGTGTCTAATGCTGTATGAATAAAAGAAGAAAAGTCGGTAATAATagcgaaattaaatccatgaggAATTTTAGCCCAAGTACCGGTATTCATAAATACAGAGATGATACATGTTAGAGATTATGAaatgacgaaattaaatccaaacaaaattgtatttggttttaaaacaacaacattttaacCCAGTGAGTaaatgtgcttctacagtatctTGCAATTACTGACCAAGAGAAATGAGGCATTTAAAATGTACTGTAACATttataaaaactatagacaAAGGATTGGCTCGCAgcaagaaatattcgcgacgacaaggctctcgctaacctcacgaaaatttctcgcacgcgaattaaagttggtttacagtattttgaTGTTTACCTTGTGAGATGATCTATCTATTGCATCCACAGACCAACTTTTGGGGGTGAAGAGGGGGGTGTCTGAAGCTCCACACTCCAGCACTGACCACAATTCTGCTATCAGGGATTTAATGTAACCTGTGTAAGGAAAATATATGTAGAAATGATTCCTTGCTGTTTCCATACTATTTAATTTACTTGTATTTTGGTCATTTTGGTGCATTATAAACGTTAACCTTTGGCCAAATAGAAAACTGAATACATCAATCATCATAGTGTAAAATCCTATACTTTAATTTTCCTCTACAGGTACGTATCTGTCTTGAAAAGATGTGAAAGTGCAATTTTCAATGGCACGTCCAGACAATATTCCAAACACAAAAAAGAacatgatataattattatcagCTTGGAGTTCAGTAAAATCTTACTGCCCTGTTATGATAGTCTACTGATGACATCATCCATCTACATCTTCAAACAGATTTActatagattccttattttacgcgagtacctAATTCCACTTTGCatttaataaggaatctacattatATCAAATTACCAGTTTTCTGCAGAGCAATCATGCCAGGGGCTGTTGCTGCCACTTGAGTCACCATGTAACCATAGCCAAACTTCTCACACTTGCTGACCTGAGTTCATTTATACAAATGTCATCATGGTGCATGTAGttcattttacatataattgtataaagaatgttaTCATTTGATTAATCACGTGTTAAATATATGATTAGGTGACACTGCGATGTAACTTCATTGTTGTGTAAAGTTATCtgcatgttttaacaatttccataaaaattgatgacaatgaaaattaatgaagctccTTAAAATAAATTTAGCTTCCTTAAAGTTTCACTAACTCAATAAGAATCAAATATCTGCATCCACATTTTCACAAAGATATATACAGtactttataaaaaatgaattaaaatggatttgaaataatgaatacaaaaaaaaataaataatcaaaattgcaTTCGTTAAAATTTATAAGTACCTGTAATTTCTTCTCGTATCTGGCATACATGTAAGACATGCACTCATTCATGGCTCCAGTCTGCTGCAGTAATAGGAGGCCTTTGGCAGAGCTGGCAAAGTTCAACAGGTTATCTCTCAGGATGTCTTCCCAGGCGGTGCTATAGAGGACAAAAAACAGCTGATAATTGAACAGATACATCAGAttgtaaattgtgaaattcaaaatattaaccCGAACTTTAAGAGCTATGAATATCATACTTAGTTTACGCAGTAAactatttgtaaattatttagaattacaaTCTCTCTAACTACAATTAAAACTCTTaataaaaactctttaaaaaattcatcaatttcataaaactaaaaaaaaatcccttctCACAAAAATCTAACGAGTTTTCagtatatttcattaattagCTTTAAGTAAAGCTTTGTGAATGCCTGTAATTGAACAATAGAACATGGGATGATATACTTACATATCCAGTGCACTGTGCCTGGTGGTGACAATGGAGTCGGAGTCACTGGAGCTGTGTTCTGATGGAGTGGGGGTCACAGACACAGCCGGCTCATTGACCGCCTGAAATCACAGtaagagttacttcccttaaaATGCATTTGACTCTCAGTGCACTTCAGCATGCCTAATATTTACAGCTGTCAAATTATTAATGGGGAAATCATTGACAGAAAGTTGCatgcttataaaaaaaatcattataaggtaaatgtttacatcatataaTGTTTCATTATCAAATGCTACAGAGTACTGGTACATGGAAATAACATGCTGTAAAACAAAGGTAATCTCTAGCTGGTATTCATTTTTACTATTGCAATTCACTTTCATACTAGAAACAAATAAGTTTTGATTGgttttaaaacaaaggattGTTGCACATGAAATATTCTTAAACACTTATCAATGAAACATTGATAAGAAATTTGGCCTTAGATAACAGCAGTCATTAGTCAACCTCTTTCAACATTTGACAGTAGTTATTAGTACTTTGACCAACCTCTTTCCACACCCTGACAATGACGTTATGGAGATCGTACTGATACAGCACTAGTAGTCCCTCACAGGTATTGTACAGCTGTCTACAGATATACAGGTATGCCCCAATCACGTTCTTTGAGGGCGCAGAGCTACTGTCCCTCGGGATCTCACCCAGCAGAGCTTTCTTTGTGAACTTGGCAATGATATGTGCTGCTGAAGACCTGGATCAATATTTTAATGTATGACATTAACAATTTCTCTGGTATCTGGTTACCAGGTATGTGTACATAGAAATTtgacatgtaataaaatgaataacaacTCATGTTTATATGTGATCaattcatcaaaattaatatacagtcatgtatcaaatatattcaaattttaagagGATTCATCTATCTCCAATCATACAGCATAAATCTGGTATATTTGACATCATATTCATATGACACTTCCATTATCTGACAATATTGCTTCATGCTTGACTAATTATGCAGTGACCGCCTTTAGTTATAACCCAATCTGGAATTCTTACTTTGTGCGAGTGAACATGTTCTTCCCCTCCCCATACATCAGGTGTCGTCTCCCCTTGGTACTGGATGCAATCATGGACACGATGTCTGCAATGTGTAGCAGAGTGCTCTCCCCTGGCGTGTTATGTTCCTGTTTATCAAATGGAACATTTAATCATTTACAACATTAGATTTATCAGTATCATTATTATTAGCATCTTAATTCAGCAAGCTATAGAACAGAATTTGCTATGTGTTAAGAATaatgaaagagagaaagaaaaagtaTGCAGGCataaattcagttttgaatttgataACATTGTTGTTACTATGGATCATATACATAGTATtgagttatgaaaattcaacatttttctGTACATTTCATACATATTGACAGCAAATGAAATGAACAAGGCCTATAAATGAAATTCACATTCATTTAGTTGAAATTAGAATGCAGTTATGAGGAATTATCATGCAATTCACATTTAAGGCAATAAATAAAGAACATCGATTATAAGATTACTgcaaaatttatacatgtaaaaaattctGTCTATGTTAAATGGTTTAAACTAaaatcatatgtacatgtactagcttGCACAATAATAAAGTAGTAATAaagtattaataaaatcaaaatttttaaaatggtatTTCTATGGAGGAAATGGCCCTATGGTTACTCCATAAAGGGAATAAGTGGCAGGGGATTATTAATCCAATTTAAGGAGTATTCCATAATTTAATATGATTGCAATCTTTCTAAGAGGGAAACGggtacaaaaaaattctacagatTTCAAAAATTAGAATAATGGTCTGTTGGTCACACAGACAAATGAAAAGGATTATTCCATTCTAATAAAAGGCAATTATATGTATAGAATCAAACTCTTTAAAAGGAAAATGTGTCAGTTTTGTTATAATGAAACCATTTTCTAAGGTCTGGAGTACAAAACTTTCTGATATTGGTTGGTTTATATAGGTAGACATTTTGAATTCTAGAGGAGAAAAACATTACTGGAATAAGGGTCATCAACACTTTGGTCTGTCTCACCTCAAAGAAAGAATAATCACTTTCAGGACGACCCAGCTACATTTggaaatagtaaaaatattttgaaagccTGGAagtgtttcttttttatctgtGGTATCCACATGAAATTAACTTTAATGAGTACATGTATTGCCTTTAAGACAATATTTTTCATGTCAAAAGGCAGATCACTCTTACTGCACAAAATGACCATACAATGTGAACTCTTTAGTGtgcataaaatacatttttttccaaaCTGTCAACATTAATAtgtcaacaattttttaaaaagctttctATAATACTgaggtttcattaatatttgttgGCAACACTTTTCTACAGATTCAGTAAAAATATCACTTGAGAGGATATACATATCAACAGACAGAGTTTATGTCACATTTTCTTACTTTAATAAACATGATCTTGTGGATCATCTCAACAGTgaaatccatgaaaaaaaatgttcaacaaaactgaggaaattctccaacaaataatgaaaccacagcacaTTTAATATTTGTTCTAAAGACTTTTGAAATCtgattatgaaatataaacaatacatgaaaaaatatgtcaatGTGTTTATCACCAAGGCAACTAAGAACTAAGAAATTAACACAGTAACTGGTTTCTATGGCAACCATTCACCAATCAGCAGTGAATACTCCTCATATGAATACATGCACAGTATAATGAGTAACCATGGAAACATGCAGACTTACTACTTCCTCCCCTTCACTCTCGGTTTTGTTACACTAAATGAAGAATGATAAATGAGGAAATATCATGATTTTTGTGCATAAGAAAAGCAATCcatcatatttaaaattctcattgatatttgaaatataatgaaatgaattaGTTATCTCCGGGCATCATGAGAAGAACAATTGCTTAAAAATACAACTTTCAtgtcatatgttaaaatttgttgATTTGGCTGTGTTACAAACTTGTTTTGCTGGAATTATGTTTTGTTGCTTTATATCATGTTCACCGATAAGTATGATGAATATAATATTTATGCTTTACATTTACAATACTAGAATGCAATTATCGAATACAATTTGATACCGCTGTAATTAACAGTTGAAGGGTTTTAGCATTTAATTATCTttcatagagaaaatatttaaaacagcttattgaatgataaaaaatcaaattctatAACTTCACacttaaaagtaaaatcaaatAACTTTGTGAACTGAGCAAATATGATACCCATGAAGATTGATGAGATAGGAATGCAATACAAAAGTAGTGAAAGTACTATGAGACTAATGAATATCcaaatatctatttaaaaaacccccaaaaacctCTGATTAGACAAGAAAGTAATCTAATAGAAAAAACAAACTACCGgtaatttagtttaaaaaaaaaaagggggggggcgATAAAACTAAACCTGTGAAATTTCAgatcataaaaataattcaatatcatatcttatcaaatgaagatggtttctctttttttttttaacaagaaatgatttgatttgaaaaattgcaaaccaatttttaaagatacagaaaaggaagaaaaattatttttctaacaGGAGTTGAATATTTTACATCAATTAGTTGCATACCTGTGAGTCCAGGAACTGTGAGACAGGTGAGAGGAGGGCGGTGGTGATCTCGTCCTTGTACAGACAGATCTCCGCCGTCTGCTCGTGGCTACACAGGATCTTCAAAATCTCGGTCACCAGGGAGGCAGGCTCGTAGGACACTGAGCATAAAAAATACGACAAAGATTAGTATCCTGTATTGTGCATTATCTTTGTTGACCAAGAGTTTACAATCTGCTTCTCTTTCATTCACTTGttgaacagaaaaaaagtgGATTGTAAAACCTTGCCTAGCAAAGATGTCAATACATGTGTCAAAAATAAGCTCTTGATTTTCACAGTCACATATATGAATTACTATTGCAAACAGGAATTAAATGTATACTGTATATCAACTTTTTATTCTTGTGTGAGAAATTTTTGCAAGGTTTTTCATATTCTCAAACTGTTAATATGAAAATGATTATTGAAAAATGCAATGATATTTATGCATTTCAGATTATACAGAAAATGTCAACTTAGCATGacaatatttgtttactttCTGTGTACGTGTATAAATCTGCTGCTTTTGATATGAACTTACTACTATGGGCCCTGGGCATGGTAAATGAACTTGGATCCACCACCACTAGGACCAGAGAAACTAGGAGCTTCTTAATGGTCACTGGCTCTGTGAATTCAAAAACATTGCTATTCAACAGAAAGATGTATTGCTGcaaatacattttgttgataaaaatgattcataaaagttacacttaacggcattcttttttttatatagggTAGAAATGGATACCTAAGGTTAGTACTGTAGTTAAAGAAAGAGTTAGTTAATAACAAATGTATGATAATATTTTGCTGCTGCTTATCTAAATCTGAATTTTCTCAATTGTTTTTTGATGTATGTTGTCATGTATTATATAGAAATGTGTATTTGCATAAAAATCATGCATTAGCAAATGAATGTCAGTCACTTTTGGGATTAACCAATGCAATAAATCTATCACTACAATGTAATTTAAGACAAATGTATTAACCTTCTGAATCCTTCAGTTTTATGGGGAAGAATTTTCGGCCATTTGTAAAGCACAGCAGACGGCCAATGAGATACACAGAGTGAATGAAATAGGCATACTCCAGCTCTGCTCCTGCATAATAACTCCTTCTGCCTcctaaatgataaaaatatcacagttaaaaacttaaacatttaattacatTGATTACACAGATAGATTCTAGCATATTGATGCATACATGCATTAATAAAGAATTaacttcttaatttttttttaactttttgtacaattttacttaggtacatgcatgtattcaAGCAAActgaataataacaaaaaatcataGTACTGTATTTAATAGAGTATATCAGATTCAAACTAAACTAGATTCATACCTCCTACTGTTATCTTGGTGAAGGAATCTGAGAAGTCACTCATCAGATCAAATGGAAGCTTGCGGTTTGCAGAAAAATCCAGGCAGTGGCGAACAGCATTAACAACctggaaatcaaaatcaaaatatagacattatacatttatataaacacAAATACCTGGTACATAAAGTCGTAAACATTAAAGGTAGAGTGAATAAATGATTGTTATAGTTCCAAGTTCGTACTCACAATTGGTCTGTACTTTTCTAACAACTTCAGTAATCTGTGACGACTGTAATTTCCATGCTGGAGAAGAAATagaaaatttttttataaaaaagcatCGATGCAACTATTACTATGTTGAATATAACATTCGAATGGATTTGCCACAGATTTGATATCTAAACTGACCATCCACTTAATGAACCACTGTGCCTTGGGATCAATGAGGGCGATGAAATGTATGGGAGATAACTGTGCGGAGGTTCCTACTGGTCCCCCCATCTGATGAATGGAAAACAGGTTCAATGTGCTCTCCAGGATCTCCTCAAGGTACCTGTAGGCCACCAGAAAGCaagttaattaaaaaacaatgtcTACCATAAAGCACAAGTTGTTTCATTAACAAAAGTATAAATTGAAAGTTGCAAGTACCATCTATATTGGTCGCCTTAAATTTTTCCATGTACTTGAAAATtgagtataatttttttatataagtcATGTATATGAtgaattttttctaaatttcaattttaatttaagggaTGTTAGCAGTATTAAAACAACCATTAGGGATGttttccatgaattttacaacaaaCCTGTCTGGATAACGGATCCAGTAATTTGTTGTTTCTTGTTGGAACTCATTCAATAAACgaaactgaaaataaatgaCCAATCATGCTCaaaatttgcataaaataaacaatacaagattcattcaataatttaataatGAATCATGTAAATATAACTATAAATATGTTCCATCtctatttaatacatttaatgtttcaatttaaggcaaagtattttttcaaaaaacctaAAAGAACTCACAGCCTTTACTAGTTTGGTGATTGCTGGATTTGTAATGTCAAGGCCATTCTTGATCTTTGGTATTGTCCCTCGCCGTGATTGGAACTGACCAATCAAATATTCAGctacacaaaaataaaaaaatatcattggatttcatttttcaaaaagcaAGTTTTTCATAGCTAAGAGatactttaaattatttttttttaaatttaccataaaaacttatacaaatctttcaaaaaagaaTTCTCACCCAGCAGTGTGTATATTTCTCTGGTTTGTGGTGATGTGGTCATGAAAGCTCTAGTTATGAACTTTAGAGATAAGtgctgttaaaaaaataaaggatatttaaaaaaaaaacactgtaaCAATtacattgaaacattttaaaattaattatttttcaaagaatttggACACAGATACTATTCTAATGTAAATTGTAGTTGCCctgtcaggttttttttttcggtgAGAGATAGTTTAAAACAGTTAGAAAGTCAAAA includes:
- the LOC128187845 gene encoding protein broad-minded-like isoform X1, producing MTWRGLEGEDLKNNIRQLIIDFEPHIREAGNFELAEETLIHLEESEQHFHRFEFVKQLKRKIDEALSPLIEDEIEKFAMAGQVDTSGQETLVSKITQSVIHSKPYCDMSKKMKRYLSEAVEDLIKNFDAEFGSGKHKETSDPLHYPRHSHHLDSDEEESSCDSSFNQGMLLMPNSEELQTVADKLHKNRDIQSRTEAMQILNQNMPADFINSDYWPQIRKNLLDVMTEPEDSLTHLSLKFITRAFMTTSPQTREIYTLLAEYLIGQFQSRRGTIPKIKNGLDITNPAITKLVKAFRLLNEFQQETTNYWIRYPDRYLEEILESTLNLFSIHQMGGPVGTSAQLSPIHFIALIDPKAQWFIKWMHGNYSRHRLLKLLEKYRPIVVNAVRHCLDFSANRKLPFDLMSDFSDSFTKITVGGGRRSYYAGAELEYAYFIHSVYLIGRLLCFTNGRKFFPIKLKDSEEPVTIKKLLVSLVLVVVDPSSFTMPRAHSMSYEPASLVTEILKILCSHEQTAEICLYKDEITTALLSPVSQFLDSQCNKTESEGEEVEHNTPGESTLLHIADIVSMIASSTKGRRHLMYGEGKNMFTRTKSSAAHIIAKFTKKALLGEIPRDSSSAPSKNVIGAYLYICRQLYNTCEGLLVLYQYDLHNVIVRVWKEAVNEPAVSVTPTPSEHSSSDSDSIVTTRHSALDITAWEDILRDNLLNFASSAKGLLLLQQTGAMNECMSYMYARYEKKLQVSKCEKFGYGYMVTQVAATAPGMIALQKTGYIKSLIAELWSVLECGASDTPLFTPKSWSVDAIDRSSHKHLIRLLNVLSAFPAVYEVLANKPLPSRAEYGFREIPKTIVDFMDRLIIMDSDAKAHSLFNFEESHTFGLRVLNVMICCLDTFLLLQSQYNFQDILLSAQGHNHNLKEEIILDMLSLERNHILVRSYLIGGPSERTLPPRSIDEKKKTGAFSFPLFSSYPVPREYIPSIGGRSTVKQESDMKKKVLGFFASSDNDLGKFLSAKKPEKGQAWLDKCKTLFSKMLISKPDLLKANIMQQLLEVGIPIMSKLQDVFPLLEYTGSDSSLRALKLSPLQKNGIKMAIRYGLHLKVIHNDVTDRLAQLLKQCSYYLQQQQKPMEVSIEYLHSFYGGFDWFAATIFLMFGGNLEKSWNFLHKFSTLGCSGYLWIPRLHCSVHLPSDLMCSGISPIFSSTGHNIELILQIELPLVASAFKMSGFTPAQICFHWLKQCFWNYLDWNEICQYVCLCVVMGIDYQVYLCCAILKHQQKNIMEHMQTQDLIIHLKEAAITGFRISNYMTYMLELEKKYRDTIFRDMLNITRP